A part of Vibrio chagasii genomic DNA contains:
- a CDS encoding lysozyme family protein codes for MSQGQIDAFTSFIFNTGCTRFRHNPDGSETRIYKHIRRVTIPKPAMS; via the coding sequence ATGAGCCAAGGGCAAATTGATGCTTTCACATCATTCATATTCAACACAGGCTGCACGCGATTCAGGCATAACCCGGACGGCAGCGAGACACGCATTTATAAGCACATCCGCAGGGTGACTATCCCAAAGCCTGCAATGAGCTGA
- the lysC gene encoding Rz1-like lysis system protein LysC — protein sequence MTQTRDVVVLPPAAYLTPCEIPFDSPPLTRDEAVERDLIWKGALEKCGQKPDKIKQWYQDKQADK from the coding sequence GTGACGCAGACTCGTGACGTTGTAGTGCTTCCACCAGCTGCTTACCTTACACCTTGTGAGATTCCATTCGATAGCCCTCCCCTTACAAGGGATGAAGCTGTTGAACGTGACCTGATTTGGAAAGGTGCACTAGAGAAGTGTGGGCAGAAGCCCGACAAGATCAAACAGTGGTACCAAGACAAGCAGGCAGATAAATAG
- a CDS encoding DUF7940 domain-containing protein, whose amino-acid sequence MKLIDNWKESGKLWTIQWSLAVVAMNLLASLLPLVQVHVSVPVYAGLNATAAALTIIFRVLSQTPKPE is encoded by the coding sequence ATGAAGTTAATTGATAACTGGAAAGAGTCAGGAAAGCTGTGGACTATCCAGTGGTCGCTAGCCGTTGTGGCTATGAACCTGCTGGCTTCTCTGCTTCCTTTGGTTCAGGTGCATGTGAGTGTGCCAGTGTATGCAGGGCTGAACGCTACTGCAGCTGCGTTGACGATCATCTTTCGTGTTCTGTCTCAGACACCGAAGCCCGAGTGA
- a CDS encoding helix-turn-helix domain-containing protein, which yields MSNLFNPDKKFTQSDVAKLLGISDRQVRNLIQQGVLPAAIGRNGMDPLACNHAYNSYLRQAKAGNQKPETDDDEEESFEKIERELKLEDKRETIAMKKAKRVLFEKSYAPIEVIVETLEQVTARVGTRLDTLLPKLKNAWPDMPPEAVEILEAVIAAVLNECADVQPNLTDYMDGDPESCPTWLDGDEENNRNQGSRVG from the coding sequence ATGAGCAACCTATTCAATCCAGACAAGAAGTTTACGCAGTCGGATGTAGCAAAGCTCCTTGGCATTTCAGATAGACAGGTCCGAAACCTTATACAACAAGGGGTTCTGCCTGCTGCTATAGGTAGAAATGGCATGGACCCGCTAGCGTGTAACCACGCGTACAACTCGTATTTAAGACAAGCAAAAGCCGGAAATCAAAAACCGGAAACGGACGATGATGAAGAGGAATCGTTCGAGAAAATAGAGCGAGAGCTCAAGCTTGAGGATAAGCGAGAGACGATTGCGATGAAGAAAGCCAAGCGAGTCCTTTTCGAGAAGAGCTACGCACCCATTGAAGTTATTGTCGAAACATTAGAGCAAGTCACAGCTAGGGTAGGTACCCGACTTGACACTCTCCTCCCGAAACTCAAAAACGCATGGCCTGACATGCCACCCGAAGCGGTGGAAATTCTAGAGGCTGTGATCGCTGCTGTATTAAATGAGTGTGCCGATGTTCAACCAAACCTCACCGATTACATGGACGGCGATCCAGAGAGCTGTCCAACGTGGCTTGATGGGGATGAAGAGAACAATCGCAATCAAGGGAGCCGAGTGGGCTAA
- a CDS encoding phage terminase large subunit family protein — MKRTIAIKGAEWANKHFRLAAGSSQEEGFWETLPLQVVPLNMMCNRAIAELTMQKSARVGWSKLVIAANTCLHAQFKTNSVIYVPTESDAKNISVTEIDAAWQEMPIMQRIFPALFAKDHRNTVSYKQGIGWSLHILGTSTPRNMRALTKGALFGDEIDGWDWEVGKEGNPIDLARMRLEGAAFPMARWGTTPTNAGESHVERLMAKMELTFRFYLPCPHCGTEQVLQWGSKEDKHGFKWDNTQPTVDKKAKSVYYSCVNCDDPIYYKHLYKMEVAGRWKAEDGTWTRDGHEFF; from the coding sequence ATGAAGAGAACAATCGCAATCAAGGGAGCCGAGTGGGCTAACAAGCATTTTCGATTGGCGGCAGGTTCATCTCAGGAAGAGGGTTTTTGGGAAACCCTGCCATTGCAGGTTGTGCCACTTAACATGATGTGCAACCGGGCAATCGCAGAGCTGACGATGCAAAAGTCAGCGCGTGTTGGATGGTCAAAGTTGGTGATTGCTGCAAACACTTGCTTGCATGCTCAGTTTAAAACCAACTCAGTGATTTACGTACCAACCGAGAGCGATGCGAAAAACATATCGGTTACAGAGATTGATGCAGCTTGGCAAGAAATGCCAATCATGCAGAGGATCTTTCCTGCTCTTTTTGCAAAAGATCACCGCAACACTGTTTCGTATAAGCAGGGTATTGGTTGGTCACTTCATATTCTCGGCACATCAACTCCGCGAAACATGCGTGCACTTACCAAAGGCGCCTTGTTTGGGGATGAAATAGACGGCTGGGATTGGGAGGTCGGGAAAGAGGGTAACCCAATAGACCTGGCGCGAATGCGCTTAGAAGGTGCCGCATTTCCCATGGCTCGTTGGGGAACGACACCAACGAATGCTGGCGAGTCTCACGTAGAGAGACTGATGGCCAAGATGGAATTGACCTTTCGATTCTATTTACCTTGTCCGCATTGTGGAACTGAGCAGGTTTTACAGTGGGGTAGTAAGGAAGATAAACACGGATTCAAGTGGGATAACACTCAGCCTACTGTAGATAAAAAAGCCAAGTCGGTTTACTACAGCTGTGTTAATTGCGATGACCCGATTTATTACAAACATCTCTACAAGATGGAGGTTGCTGGTCGGTGGAAAGCAGAAGATGGAACTTGGACCAGAGATGGTCATGAGTTTTTTTGA
- a CDS encoding phage terminase large subunit family protein yields MELGPEMVMSFFDSDDNPAQTPTSVGLHIWSGYNTKLSAGWRGIVRDFLNKKDDPSQLKTFVNLTLGELWEGENGDKLDWEHLKARREIWWAGERKKNPVPDRAVALTGGIDTQDDRIEMYVWAWGSGEECWLVDHIVLLGDLSGQVLKDAVGKALYRTYTKRNGEVMDIKLWCWDAMGHKTDDVYEMSRKHGVMWVIPIQGENQYGKPIQNFPRKKNNKKVYLTRLGTDGIKQRLYSRLCLTPKGDEPVPGCIHFPLDDDIAGDEFFKQLCSANKKNSNTTNQVARFGGGLSNTIHTTKHWMVGTTLTPHSIFSFINLA; encoded by the coding sequence ATGGAACTTGGACCAGAGATGGTCATGAGTTTTTTTGATTCCGATGATAATCCGGCGCAGACACCTACCAGTGTTGGTCTTCACATTTGGTCCGGTTACAACACCAAATTGAGTGCAGGCTGGCGCGGTATCGTCCGAGACTTTCTAAATAAGAAAGATGACCCTAGCCAATTAAAGACGTTTGTTAACCTGACTCTCGGTGAACTTTGGGAGGGGGAAAACGGCGACAAGCTTGATTGGGAACACCTAAAGGCACGCCGGGAAATTTGGTGGGCTGGCGAGCGTAAAAAGAATCCAGTACCAGATAGAGCCGTCGCGTTAACCGGCGGTATTGATACCCAAGATGACCGCATTGAAATGTACGTTTGGGCATGGGGTTCTGGCGAAGAGTGTTGGTTGGTCGATCACATAGTTCTGCTCGGTGATCTTTCCGGTCAGGTTTTGAAAGATGCTGTAGGTAAAGCACTTTATCGAACCTATACCAAGCGAAATGGCGAAGTGATGGACATTAAGCTTTGGTGTTGGGATGCCATGGGCCACAAGACCGATGATGTTTATGAAATGAGTCGTAAGCATGGCGTTATGTGGGTGATACCGATTCAGGGTGAAAACCAATATGGCAAGCCGATCCAAAACTTCCCACGAAAGAAGAACAACAAAAAAGTTTATCTGACCAGATTAGGTACCGACGGTATCAAGCAGAGGCTATATAGCCGTTTATGTCTCACGCCAAAAGGTGATGAGCCAGTACCTGGTTGTATTCATTTTCCATTGGATGACGATATCGCTGGAGATGAGTTTTTCAAGCAACTTTGCTCAGCCAATAAAAAAAACTCGAACACGACAAATCAGGTCGCCAGGTTTGGCGGTGGGTTAAGCAATACCATCCATACGACGAAGCATTGGATGGTTGGAACTACGCTTACGCCGCACTCAATATTCTCATTCATAAATTTGGCTTAG
- the gpW gene encoding gpW family protein: protein MTLQEMLQQAESAYHKLQTGSMAVSIEKGDRKVEFNRANIHEPASLY, encoded by the coding sequence ATGACCTTACAAGAAATGCTGCAGCAGGCGGAAAGCGCCTACCACAAGCTGCAAACAGGCAGTATGGCGGTCTCAATAGAGAAAGGGGACCGAAAAGTAGAATTTAACCGAGCGAATATTCACGAACCTGCGAGCCTATATTGA
- a CDS encoding S49 family peptidase, producing MSNLQHLISNTFNRPLALEAGYARVFFSALSQRLGNVIQLTDADGNVLRESDMKKEASEFTRRRSGERSYQVVDGIAIIPIDGSLVHKYGYVKPYSGMTGYDGIMYRLTEAMSDKEVKAIMLDMDTPGGMVAGCFDLADKIAEYRKIKPIWSLGYDMHCSAGQMVASSCSRRLITQTGVAGSVGVILAHTNIEKMLQQKGTEITLITAGKHKADGNPYQALPDDVREKWQTELESTRQMFAGKAAAYMNIDVKRVLETEAETYEGQAAVDVGFADEVVNGLDAVQLMAEHFKKKQSTFDMGAAMTVQEQTQPVATGQADIQPQASAPATPETPTAEEGNAAEPQSNAQPEANADPATQERERCMGILGLEESKGRESLAHQLANNPKITVEEAKTILASVPVSAAAQSSSALQTLAAEHGEPLGQDVGSGDLTDEQQNINALAASYTRID from the coding sequence ATGAGTAATTTACAACACTTAATCAGCAATACATTCAACCGACCACTGGCGCTTGAAGCTGGTTATGCCCGTGTTTTCTTCTCAGCTCTGAGTCAGCGCCTCGGCAATGTAATTCAGCTGACTGACGCAGATGGCAATGTCTTGCGTGAGTCAGACATGAAAAAGGAAGCATCCGAGTTCACCAGACGTCGCAGTGGTGAACGTAGCTATCAGGTTGTGGATGGTATCGCCATTATCCCGATTGATGGCTCTTTAGTTCACAAATATGGCTACGTTAAACCGTATTCAGGCATGACAGGTTATGACGGGATCATGTACCGCTTAACAGAAGCCATGTCGGATAAAGAAGTGAAAGCCATCATGCTAGACATGGACACCCCCGGCGGGATGGTGGCTGGTTGCTTTGACTTAGCAGACAAAATCGCAGAGTACCGAAAAATAAAGCCAATTTGGTCACTTGGTTACGACATGCATTGTAGTGCTGGGCAGATGGTTGCCAGTTCGTGCTCTCGTCGTTTGATTACTCAGACAGGGGTAGCGGGTTCTGTTGGCGTTATTTTGGCGCACACCAATATCGAAAAGATGCTGCAGCAGAAAGGTACGGAAATCACCTTAATTACTGCAGGTAAACATAAAGCCGATGGGAATCCTTATCAGGCATTACCTGATGATGTTCGTGAAAAGTGGCAGACCGAACTGGAAAGCACTCGACAGATGTTTGCTGGAAAAGCGGCAGCATATATGAACATCGATGTTAAACGAGTTTTAGAAACTGAGGCTGAAACCTATGAAGGTCAGGCTGCGGTGGATGTTGGCTTCGCTGATGAAGTCGTTAATGGCCTTGATGCAGTTCAGTTGATGGCTGAGCACTTCAAGAAAAAACAATCAACCTTTGATATGGGAGCCGCTATGACGGTGCAAGAACAAACTCAACCAGTCGCAACGGGACAAGCAGATATACAGCCACAGGCATCAGCTCCAGCGACTCCAGAAACACCAACAGCAGAGGAAGGTAATGCTGCAGAACCTCAATCAAATGCTCAACCGGAAGCCAACGCAGATCCTGCCACTCAGGAACGAGAGCGTTGTATGGGCATTCTCGGCTTAGAAGAAAGTAAAGGTCGTGAATCTCTAGCTCACCAGTTAGCAAACAATCCAAAGATCACCGTGGAAGAAGCGAAGACCATTCTGGCATCTGTTCCGGTTAGTGCAGCTGCGCAGAGTTCATCAGCGTTGCAGACACTTGCTGCAGAACATGGTGAACCTCTTGGTCAGGATGTTGGTTCTGGTGACCTCACCGATGAGCAGCAAAACATTAATGCGTTAGCCGCTTCTTACACACGTATCGACTAA
- a CDS encoding head decoration protein — protein MTETTEYTPDDFMIGAPVTARATIKSGEAFPARTPLMMDATDAATLVKWDGTPGKAVAMSARDVVNTGSDQLSTVYPQGGFRIGFVNWPDTVTTDKQKRAAFIGSAVYVDDEY, from the coding sequence ATGACTGAAACAACTGAATACACACCAGATGATTTCATGATTGGTGCTCCGGTAACAGCGCGAGCCACAATCAAATCGGGCGAAGCGTTCCCGGCTCGTACACCGCTAATGATGGATGCAACGGATGCCGCCACGCTGGTTAAATGGGATGGCACACCAGGCAAAGCCGTAGCAATGTCAGCACGAGATGTGGTGAACACTGGTAGCGACCAGCTTTCTACCGTGTATCCGCAAGGCGGATTTCGCATTGGTTTTGTTAACTGGCCAGACACAGTGACAACCGACAAGCAAAAGCGCGCAGCATTTATTGGTAGCGCAGTGTACGTAGACGACGAATATTAA
- a CDS encoding major capsid protein, with amino-acid sequence MPDNYTTRELLGAVTQSSIRRDNFFMRFFFRELYTFSTEKVDLDMIPNKTKIAAFCSPMIGAAVDRNQGFKTSSFKPAYVKSKHPVTANQSIKRRPGEPINGNLSASDRLNAIVMQNLDTEEQAVRDREELMCAEMVYDGKTIIDSQYIEKPYEIDAGRNPDNNVTLLSGAKWASQDFETYDIVADIEEWAALSEGLTNALIADPKTWALMRKFKKFNDKLETRRGSNSQLETALKDLGATVSIKGNLGDVTIIVVDEEYIDRDGTTKKVQRDFHLILAHTSVRGARLYGQIQDLSAQKEGFDEAERYVKDWTEGGDPEVRYTKTESAPAMYLIDVNKVVVVKVG; translated from the coding sequence ATGCCTGACAACTATACAACTCGCGAACTGCTTGGTGCGGTAACACAATCAAGCATTCGCCGTGATAACTTCTTCATGCGCTTCTTCTTCCGTGAGCTTTACACGTTTTCTACGGAAAAAGTCGACCTAGACATGATCCCAAATAAAACCAAAATTGCTGCATTTTGCTCACCGATGATTGGTGCTGCGGTAGATCGCAATCAAGGTTTTAAAACATCGAGCTTCAAGCCGGCTTACGTAAAATCGAAGCATCCGGTAACAGCAAATCAAAGTATCAAACGCCGTCCTGGTGAACCAATCAATGGCAACCTTTCTGCTTCAGATCGTTTGAACGCTATCGTGATGCAAAACCTCGACACAGAAGAGCAAGCGGTTCGTGATCGTGAAGAACTGATGTGTGCTGAGATGGTGTATGACGGTAAAACCATCATCGACAGCCAATACATCGAAAAGCCTTACGAAATTGATGCAGGCCGAAACCCTGACAATAACGTAACTCTTCTGAGTGGTGCGAAGTGGGCGAGCCAAGATTTCGAAACTTACGACATTGTTGCAGATATTGAAGAGTGGGCAGCGTTATCCGAAGGCTTGACCAATGCGTTGATCGCAGACCCTAAAACGTGGGCACTGATGCGCAAGTTCAAGAAGTTTAACGACAAGCTCGAAACACGCCGTGGTTCCAATTCTCAGCTTGAAACTGCACTAAAAGATCTTGGTGCGACCGTTAGCATCAAAGGCAACCTTGGTGATGTAACCATCATCGTAGTGGATGAAGAGTACATTGACCGCGATGGTACAACCAAGAAAGTGCAGCGAGACTTCCACTTAATCTTGGCACATACGTCCGTTCGTGGTGCTCGCCTGTATGGTCAGATTCAAGACCTTTCTGCACAGAAAGAAGGCTTTGATGAAGCAGAGCGTTACGTTAAGGACTGGACGGAAGGTGGCGATCCTGAAGTTCGCTACACGAAGACTGAGTCTGCGCCAGCGATGTACTTGATCGACGTGAACAAAGTGGTGGTCGTCAAAGTAGGTTAA
- a CDS encoding head-tail joining protein, protein MFDFESALNEADNIIFDTFSNVTVAIAGQEEPVPGIFDNPAAISSLTGGGQVSDVDNELFVQTHKAAGVSRRAVVTLRFSDGSEKVYQVINPEPDGSGLTKLTLGEFNGDKSTKPSIRY, encoded by the coding sequence ATGTTTGATTTTGAGTCAGCGTTGAATGAAGCCGATAACATCATTTTTGATACGTTCTCCAACGTTACCGTAGCTATAGCAGGGCAAGAAGAACCAGTACCAGGTATTTTTGATAATCCAGCGGCTATTAGCTCTTTAACTGGCGGTGGCCAAGTGTCAGATGTCGACAATGAGCTTTTTGTTCAAACTCACAAAGCAGCAGGTGTTTCTCGTCGAGCGGTGGTTACTCTTCGGTTTTCTGATGGTAGCGAGAAAGTTTACCAAGTAATAAACCCAGAGCCGGATGGTTCAGGTCTCACTAAATTGACTTTGGGTGAGTTCAATGGCGACAAATCAACAAAACCTTCTATTCGATATTGA